The Tatumella ptyseos genome segment AATTTTCTCAAGCTGGTCTGGGTCCTTCGGAAACCCGAGCGATCTTCATTGATCCTTACCGCCTTACCGTAACAGGCGACTATATTGTCTACGGGACATCAGGGATATTGCCGTTTAGAACCACATTGGATCATCTCCATCAAAGCCTGTTATTAGGGAATGTCGGACGTGCTTACAGTGAACTTGCCGCCTCATGGATGTGGATTGCTGCAGTGGGAGGCATCATCCTATGGATTGGGGCACGTCGACAGTCTACCCAAAGCACAGGCAAGAAAAGTTTCAGCCAGCGCTGGCACCGTCGGTTGGGGGGGATATTATTGTTAGGAATGTTATTTCTTTCCGCAACAGGGATAACCTGGTCACAGTGGGCGGGGAACAATGTTAATCAATTGCGACATGCCTTTGGATGGTTAACCCCGCAAGTTACCGCCGTTGTGGGAGGCGTCACGGATCCTGCACCGAAAAATGCGCATGCTGAACATCAGGCTATGGATATGGGCAGTATGCCTGGAATGGATATGAGCCAACCTATGCCAACGCCCGCACCTGCCTATAATGTGGCGGATAGCGACTGGGACCGGGCATTAGTCGAGGCAAGGCAAAGTGGGATACATGCCGCGAAAATTGAAATTCGTCCACCTAAGGATAGCGACCATACTTGGACGGTCACCGAAATCGACCATCGTTGGCCAGTTCAGGTCGATGCCGTCGCGTTGGATCCGAAAACCCTTAGCGTTATTGACCACGTCGAGTTTAGCGATTACCCACTTCTGGCAAAATTAACCCGTTGGGGAGTTGATGCACACATGGGGCTTCTTTTTGGCTGGGTAAATCAGCTGATACTTGCCCTGTTCGCACTTGGACTCTGCGCGTTGATAATTATGGGTTACCGTCAATGGTGGCGACGCCGGCCTCAACCGGCCAAGCACTCACCGGCACAGACACTGAGCGAAGCGTGGCGAAACTGTCCGATTATCACGCGCAGTCTCGTGCTCGTCTTCGCTGCGTTAATCAGTTATGCCTTACCTGTACTTGGGGTAAGCCTTGTTTGCTTTATTTTGATCGATATTTATCGCTGGAAGAGGGCGTTAATCATGCAACATACACCGATAAGTGAGTCGTCTCAACGGACGGCAGAGCAGTCTCAACAGCGTAAAAAGAAGCGTAATTTCATCCGTGGGGTTATCGTTATTTGGTTACTGACCTGTATAGTGATGTCGCGGGCCATCATTGGTGGCGTGATTGACGAATATCACCTTTCCTTTAACGAGTGGTCAGGGGGGATGTATGCCATGCAAGGAATGATGATCATCATCTATACCAGTGTCTTTACTGGGTTGATGTCGATCCCGCTCTGGTACTTTTTCCTCGGTGAAAGCGATCCCCAAGGGAAATGATAAGTTCGACGCTGAGTCATGAACCTTGGCGTCATAGCGATAAAAAAACCACCCTAAGGTGGTTTTTTTCGTTCAAGTGACTTAACGCATGGTCACAAATTCTTCCGCAGAAGTCGGGTGAATCGCCACCGTATTATCGAAGTCACACTTAGTAGCACCCATCTTCAATGCCACAGCGAAGCCCTGTAGCATCTCATCCATGCCGTAGCCGATCCCGTGGATACCGACGATTTTTTCTTCTTTACCGACGCAGACTAACTTCATCCGGCAAGGTTGGCGGTATTGCGTGACTGCCGTGTACATCGCGGTAAATGAAGAGGTATAAACCTTCACTTGCTCATCGCCGAATTGTTTACGCGCATCTGGCTCGCTAAGTCCAACAGTACCAATCGGTGGATGGCTAAACACGACGGTCGCGATATTAGAGTAGTCTAGATGCTCGTCGGGCTTATTGTTGAATAAACGTTCAGAGAGGCGGCGTCCAGCAGCCACTGCGACAGGCGTTAATTCCACTGCACCAGTGTTATCACCGACTGCATAAATGCCCGGAACAGAGGTGTTCTGGAACTTATCGACAGTAATGTAACCTTTATCGTTCAGTTCAACACCCGTCACTGAAAGATTAATGCTATCGGTAGATGGCGCACGGCCAATAGCCCAAATCAGGCAATCGGTATTATGTTCTTTACCGTTGGTGAAATGGATGGTTAAGCTGCCATCGCTGTTCTTCTCAATACGCTCGGCTTCACACTCTTTATGCAAGTGTGGCCCCTCTTTTTCCATCACCTCAACCAGGGTATCGGAAAGTAGTGGGTCAAAGCCTCGTAACGGCTTATCTTTACGTAAGAAGAGGTCAGTTTCTGCACCCAATGAGTTCAGTACGCCAGCCACCTCTACAGCGATATAACCTGCCCCTATCACCGCAACACGGGCAGGTAGCTCATCTAACTCAAAGAAACCATCGGAATCAATCCCGTATTCAGCCCCTGGGATGCTTGGTAGGACAGGATGACCTCCTGTGGCAATCAAAATATGGTCAGCCGTGTAGGTTTCACCATTCACTTCCACAGTATGGGCGTCGACAAAGGTTGCAAACCCACGGATGACGTCGACATTATTTTTCCCCAACACGTTATCGTAAGAGGTGTGAATACGATCGATATACGCTGAGCGATTTTTGATCAACGTTTTCCAATCAAACTTATTCACTGTGGTATCGAAGCCGTAATCTGGGCCGTACATATGAATCGCTTCGGCGATTTGTGCGGCATGCCACATGACTTTTTTAGGGACACAGCCTACGTTAACACAGGTGCCGCCTAACGCTTTAGCTTCTACCAAGGCACATTTTTTACCGTGCATCGCTGCGCGATTGATCGAGGCGATACCGCCGCTCCCGCCACCAATTGCGAGATAGTCATAATGTTTCGTCATCGTTCCTTCCATCTTAGTTGAGGTCGATATATGAATAAATTTCTCAGTACAGTGTAACCTGCGGCAGAAAAACTATGCAAAGTTTGCTTCTATAGCTGTGATAGGCTTAGATCATGCAATTAAACCTAATGGGATGCAGCGATGTATTTAACTTTTCTTGGTACCTGTGCCGGCGCACCCAGTCTACAACGTAATGTCACCAGTATAGCACTCAGCTTCTCGCCTAAGGGGGAGACTTGGTTATTTGATTGCGGTGAAGCGACACAGCACCAGTTTATGCGGACCGACCTAAAGCCGGGCCGATTAGAAAAAATTTTTATTACTCACCTTCATGGTGATCATATTTTCGGTCTTCCCGGTATCTTGACCAGTCGCTCGATGAGCAGCATCGCCACACCTCTCACTATCTATGGTCCGAAAGGTTTGAAAACCTTTATTGATACGGCACTGATGATTAGTGGGTCGTGGGTGGATTTTCCTTTAGAGATTATTGAAGTGGAGCCAGGTATCGTTGTAGAGAGCGACGAGTTACGGGTTATTGCCCAGCCGTTGAACCATGTTATTCCCTGTTTTGGCTACCGTGTCGAGCAGCGAGATCGCCCCGGGAAGTTGGATCAGCAGCGGCTAAAGGACGATGAGATTCCTGCGGGGGCTTGGTTGCAGCAATTGAAAAAAGGAAAGAATATTTGTCTAGCCGATGGGCGTGAAATTATCGCAGAACATTATCTTGGGCCGAGTAAAAAAGGGAAGGTCGTGACTATTCTCGGTGATACGGCACCCTGTGATAATGCAATTATTTTGGCTCAACACGCGGATATTTTAGTGCACGAAGCCACACTTGAAGCATCGATGGCAGAAAAAGCGAATAGCAGGGGACATTCCACGACGGCGCAAGCGGCATCGATTGCGGAGCAGGCACGAGTAAGTAAATTGATCGCAACACATTTTAGCTCTCGTTATCGCCAGCAAGATATGCCGCGGCTACTGGCAGAATGCCGAGCAACATTTGCGAATACCGAACTCGCTTACGACTTTATGGTCGTTAATCTTTAACAGACGGTTAGCTCGTATCGTATCAATATTGATAGCAATATTGGGTGATATGAGCTTTTGATGGAAATTCGGTTGCCATATTAGAGATGTACTCTATGGGAACGCTAAATTATCATTCTTTTCAACTGTTACAATCCTTACGGCGTTCCCCGTGACTTATATACTCATCACGGAGAAGTACACTCTTCTTACTGGATATGGCTGTTGTAGTGGCAAAAGATTTACTTCGACATCGTCGATTTTTTTCGGTTTATTGGGATTTTTTTATATAAATAGCTTGGTGATATTCTTTTTAAAGAAGACTTTATTTTTTCTGCAATGGTTTTTTTCACTTTGTAGTTTTTAGTATATTTTTGTGAATTAACCACACTTGGATACGAAATTGAATCTTTAGCGTTAAGTACCGTATCTTGTATACATAATGCCGGTTCTATTTGATAAGTGACACCAAATGAATTTAGATAAAGTCTAAATAGCTCATGATCAACAGGCACAAGATCGGCTCTATTTTTTATGCTATTCATTAAAGATATAGCACAATTCTTGGTTATTATATAGCCAGCAGCACCTGGATTTATAGTTTTTAAAGGGAATATTATATGTGATTTAAAATATTTTTTGTTTGTGAATAAAAAATCGTAATAGTATTTTTTAAATTTTTCTAACTTTACTATGCCTGCATCTACCGGTATCCAGCTAGTATTTTTTATAAAAATGGATAGGTTATCACTTATGTGAACATCATCTTCAAAAATAGCAATCTGGTCAGATCCAGAATCACTGTTGGCAAAATCGGCGATGATTTTTAAATGACTAAGCATGCACGATTTTTCCAAATCATTCATTCTACTCTCGCCAAAATGAATCCCTAACTCCCTACTAGTAGTATCGTTTTCGGAGGGGGTTATGGCATCAAAAAAAGAGAAATCTACTTCAATGCGGCTCATCTGCTGCTTGATATTCTCTCTTCTTTTTTCGTTTTTTTCTCTTAAAGAAATAACTTTAACTTTCACTGTAACTCTCAAAAATTGAGTAATTTATAAATTTACTATTACGATGAATTATTAGCATGCTTACTTTATTTCACATAATGCTGCATTTGAAAATAATTGAATGCGTAAGTAAATCCTATAATAACAAATCTTAATCACTCTTAGAACGTTAATCCCACCCATCACCAATTTTTAAAAAAGGAAATAGGCAAGGGTTCTTTCTATGATAAAAATCAGTAAAAAGATTTTGGGCACAACTGATAAAAATTTCGCTACTTATTTCTTGAACGCTGGAAAGTAAATAAAGACGTGATGAATTGTTATTTCTTGAACAGAGTAAGGATTGTTTTCAGAGTATTTTACTATCCGAAGGGAAAATACTCTTGGTTAAGGCCGATCAGGAATATAAGAGCGCTATATATAACATAGCGCTCGCTGATCATTATTCTGGAACAATCCACTCGACTAAAGTATGCCCAGTTCCTTGCGGGACAAGTTGCTCATGTAACCATGGCAGCACTGAACGCATTTGTTGTTCCAACTTCCAGGGTGGATTGATCACTATCATACCGGAGGCTGTCATGCCGCGTTGGTCACTATCTGGCTTGACCGCAAGTTCAATCTGCAGGATCCGACGGATGCCGGTATCTTTCAGGTCGGTAATCATTCGTTTGATCTGCTGGCGTAATACAACCGGATACCACAAAGCATAAACACCGGTGGAGAAACGCTTATAGCCTTCTGCGATCCCTTGTACTACTGCCTGATAGTCTGTTTTGATCTCGTAAGGGGGATCGATAAGGATCAGACCACGACGAGAGGGAGGCGGCAGCTTGGCTTTTAATTGTTGATATCCATCGCCTCGAGCGACAACGGCACGAAGATCTTTTTGGAACTCACCACGCAGCAACGGATAGTCACTCGGGTGCAGCTCTGTCAGTTGTAATTGATCCTGCTCACGTAATAAGTGACGAGCGATCAACGGCGATCCTGGATAATATTTGAGTTGTCCGGAAGGATTTAGATCACGTACTGCTTGCAGATAGGGGGCGAGTTCAGCAGGGGGATTACTTTGTTGCCAAATACGGGCGATACCTTCCATATATTCGCCTGTCCGCTCAGCTTGTTCGCTATTAAGAAGATAACGGCCGGCCCCTGCATGGGTATCCAAATAAAGAAAAGGCTTATCCTTCTCTTTTAATGCCGAAATAATAAGGCTCTGCACGGTGTGCTTTAAAACGTCGGCATGGTTACCCGCGTGGAAGCTGTGGCGATAGCTCAGCATGTGATTTCCTTTATAACAGAACACGACAAAAACGAGACAGATACAGCTGTCTATGAAGGATGAGTATAACAAATTGCGCCCCGTGGCAGTAGCATTACGCCGGATCGATGGTGGGGTAATTGATATTTTTCTATTCATCCCCATATCTTAAAAATACGCTCAGCGTTCAACTTAACCCTTTATAGGACGGTGCTATGACAAATCCACTACTCACCCCTTTCAGCTTGCCACCTTTCTCAGCGATCAAACCCGAGCATGTTGTGCCAGCAGTCACGGCGGCGCTAGACGAATGCCGTACAACCGTCGAACGAGTGGTCGGCCAGCCTGGACCCTACACATGGCAAAATCTTTGTCAGCCTTTAGCGGAAGCCGATGACCGCTTGGGACGTATTTTTTCACCTGTTAGCCATCTTAATTCGGTCAAAAACAGCCCCGAGTTACGTGAAGCCTATGAAGGTGTACTCCCCCTCTTATCAGAGTATGGTACTTGGGTTGGGCAACATGCTGGGTTATATCAAGCCTACCGTAGCTTAAAGGACAGCCCTGAGTTTACTGCGTTATCCTTAGCGGAGCAGAAAGCGGTAGACAACGCTCTACGCGACTTTGAGCTATCAGGGATTGGTTTACCGAGCGATAAACAGAAACGTTATGGTGAAATCTCTGCGCGTCTGTCCGAAATTGGTGCGGCATACAGCAATAACGTGTTAGACGCGACGATGGGCTGGAGCAAACTGATTACAGAGGAGAGCGAACTGGCCGGTATGCCAGAAAGCGCTCTCGCCGCTGCGCAGGCGCAAGCTGAAGCCAAACAGCAGCAAGGCTGGTTATTAACCTTGGATATTCCAAGCTACTTACCGGTAATGACTTACTGCGACAACCAAGCATTACGTGAAGAAATGTATCGTGCCTATAGCACCCGTGCCTCTGACCAGGGACCAAATGCCGGGAAATGGGATAATGGCCCACTTATTGAAGAAGAACTGGCATTACGTCATGAAATTGCTCAGTTACTGGGTTTTGGTTCCTTCGCAGAAAAATCCTTAGCCACCAAAATGGCAGAATCAACGGAGCAAGTCATTGGATTCCTTAATGACCTTGCTGATCGCGCTCAACCACAAGGCCAGCGCGAGCTAGCTCAATTACGCGAGTTTGCTCAACAGCATTACGGGGTGAGCGACTTACAGCCTTGGGATATCACGTGGTATGCCGAAAAGCAGAAACAACATCTTTATACCATCAGTGATGAGCAATTACGTCCTTACTTCCCTGAGCAGCGCGCGTTAAGCGGCCTGTTCGAGGTTATCCGTCGAGTCTATGGTCTACGTGCAGCAGAACGTCACGATGTCGATGTATGGCATCCTGAAGTACGCTTCTTTGATCTGTTTGATGGTGACGATCAGCTGGTGGGGAGCTTCTATCTTGATCTTTACGCACGTGAACATAAGCGTGGTGGGGCTTGGATGGATGACTGTGTTGGGCGTATGAAAAAAGCCGATGGCTCACTACAAAAACCGGTGGCTTACCTCACTTGTAACTTCAACCGTCCTGTTGGCAATAAGCCAGCACTCTTCACGCATGACGAAGTGGTGACGCTGTTCCATGAGTT includes the following:
- a CDS encoding 23S rRNA (adenine(2030)-N(6))-methyltransferase RlmJ, whose product is MLSYRHSFHAGNHADVLKHTVQSLIISALKEKDKPFLYLDTHAGAGRYLLNSEQAERTGEYMEGIARIWQQSNPPAELAPYLQAVRDLNPSGQLKYYPGSPLIARHLLREQDQLQLTELHPSDYPLLRGEFQKDLRAVVARGDGYQQLKAKLPPPSRRGLILIDPPYEIKTDYQAVVQGIAEGYKRFSTGVYALWYPVVLRQQIKRMITDLKDTGIRRILQIELAVKPDSDQRGMTASGMIVINPPWKLEQQMRSVLPWLHEQLVPQGTGHTLVEWIVPE
- the prlC gene encoding oligopeptidase A — protein: MTNPLLTPFSLPPFSAIKPEHVVPAVTAALDECRTTVERVVGQPGPYTWQNLCQPLAEADDRLGRIFSPVSHLNSVKNSPELREAYEGVLPLLSEYGTWVGQHAGLYQAYRSLKDSPEFTALSLAEQKAVDNALRDFELSGIGLPSDKQKRYGEISARLSEIGAAYSNNVLDATMGWSKLITEESELAGMPESALAAAQAQAEAKQQQGWLLTLDIPSYLPVMTYCDNQALREEMYRAYSTRASDQGPNAGKWDNGPLIEEELALRHEIAQLLGFGSFAEKSLATKMAESTEQVIGFLNDLADRAQPQGQRELAQLREFAQQHYGVSDLQPWDITWYAEKQKQHLYTISDEQLRPYFPEQRALSGLFEVIRRVYGLRAAERHDVDVWHPEVRFFDLFDGDDQLVGSFYLDLYAREHKRGGAWMDDCVGRMKKADGSLQKPVAYLTCNFNRPVGNKPALFTHDEVVTLFHEFGHGLHHMLTQIDTAGVSGINGVPWDAVELPSQFMENWCWEPEALAFISGHYETGEPLPQALLEKMLAAKNYNAAMFILRQLEFGLFDFRLHAEYQPEKGARVLDILHDVKQKVAVMPSPAWGRFPHAFSHIFAGGYAAGYYSYLWADVLAADAWSRFEEEGIFNRETGQSFLDNVLSRGGSEAPMALFKRFRGREPQIDAMLKQYGIEG
- the gorA gene encoding glutathione-disulfide reductase — protein: MTKHYDYLAIGGGSGGIASINRAAMHGKKCALVEAKALGGTCVNVGCVPKKVMWHAAQIAEAIHMYGPDYGFDTTVNKFDWKTLIKNRSAYIDRIHTSYDNVLGKNNVDVIRGFATFVDAHTVEVNGETYTADHILIATGGHPVLPSIPGAEYGIDSDGFFELDELPARVAVIGAGYIAVEVAGVLNSLGAETDLFLRKDKPLRGFDPLLSDTLVEVMEKEGPHLHKECEAERIEKNSDGSLTIHFTNGKEHNTDCLIWAIGRAPSTDSINLSVTGVELNDKGYITVDKFQNTSVPGIYAVGDNTGAVELTPVAVAAGRRLSERLFNNKPDEHLDYSNIATVVFSHPPIGTVGLSEPDARKQFGDEQVKVYTSSFTAMYTAVTQYRQPCRMKLVCVGKEEKIVGIHGIGYGMDEMLQGFAVALKMGATKCDFDNTVAIHPTSAEEFVTMR
- a CDS encoding DUF2534 family protein, yielding MTQSVKATSNSNNALMLLLRRLHFYVGLFIGPFIFIASLTGMLYVVTPSVESQLYASTLNVVPQGAVQPLSAQVAAAKRALHQPATLAAVRPAPSKTDTTRVQFSQAGLGPSETRAIFIDPYRLTVTGDYIVYGTSGILPFRTTLDHLHQSLLLGNVGRAYSELAASWMWIAAVGGIILWIGARRQSTQSTGKKSFSQRWHRRLGGILLLGMLFLSATGITWSQWAGNNVNQLRHAFGWLTPQVTAVVGGVTDPAPKNAHAEHQAMDMGSMPGMDMSQPMPTPAPAYNVADSDWDRALVEARQSGIHAAKIEIRPPKDSDHTWTVTEIDHRWPVQVDAVALDPKTLSVIDHVEFSDYPLLAKLTRWGVDAHMGLLFGWVNQLILALFALGLCALIIMGYRQWWRRRPQPAKHSPAQTLSEAWRNCPIITRSLVLVFAALISYALPVLGVSLVCFILIDIYRWKRALIMQHTPISESSQRTAEQSQQRKKKRNFIRGVIVIWLLTCIVMSRAIIGGVIDEYHLSFNEWSGGMYAMQGMMIIIYTSVFTGLMSIPLWYFFLGESDPQGK
- a CDS encoding glycosyltransferase family 25 protein — its product is MKVKVISLREKNEKRRENIKQQMSRIEVDFSFFDAITPSENDTTSRELGIHFGESRMNDLEKSCMLSHLKIIADFANSDSGSDQIAIFEDDVHISDNLSIFIKNTSWIPVDAGIVKLEKFKKYYYDFLFTNKKYFKSHIIFPLKTINPGAAGYIITKNCAISLMNSIKNRADLVPVDHELFRLYLNSFGVTYQIEPALCIQDTVLNAKDSISYPSVVNSQKYTKNYKVKKTIAEKIKSSLKRISPSYLYKKIPINRKKSTMSK
- the rnz gene encoding ribonuclease Z; its protein translation is MYLTFLGTCAGAPSLQRNVTSIALSFSPKGETWLFDCGEATQHQFMRTDLKPGRLEKIFITHLHGDHIFGLPGILTSRSMSSIATPLTIYGPKGLKTFIDTALMISGSWVDFPLEIIEVEPGIVVESDELRVIAQPLNHVIPCFGYRVEQRDRPGKLDQQRLKDDEIPAGAWLQQLKKGKNICLADGREIIAEHYLGPSKKGKVVTILGDTAPCDNAIILAQHADILVHEATLEASMAEKANSRGHSTTAQAASIAEQARVSKLIATHFSSRYRQQDMPRLLAECRATFANTELAYDFMVVNL